One window from the genome of Saimiri boliviensis isolate mSaiBol1 chromosome 2, mSaiBol1.pri, whole genome shotgun sequence encodes:
- the ASPG gene encoding 60 kDa lysophospholipase isoform X5 — translation MARAVGPERRLLAVYTGGTIGMRSELGVLVPGTGLAATLRTLPMFHDEEHARVLGLPEDTLVLPPASPNQRILYTVLECQPLFDSSDMTIAEWVRVAQTIERHYEQYHGFVVIHGTDTMAFAASVLSFMLENLQKTVVLTGAQVPIHALWSDGRENLLGALLMAGQYVIPEVCLFFQNQLFRGNRTTKVDARRFAAFCSPNLPPLATVGADVTINRELVRRVGRKAELAVHGSMEQDVGLLRLYPGIPAALVRAFLQPPMKGVVMETFGSGNGPSKPDLLQELRVATGRGLVIVNCTHCLQGTVTTDYAVGMAMVGAGVVSGFDMTSEAALAKLSYVLGQPGLSLDDRKELLAKDLRGEMTPPSVEERWPSLQGTTLGCGVSWLLSLSGGQGADALRSTLIPSLVCAAAQAGDLEVLQALLELGSDLSLVDFNGQTPLHAAARGGRTEAVAMLLQGGVDVNARDTDGLSPLLLAVRGRHLGIVRLLRAAGASLSAQELEGAGTELCRQRRLETWQWWPFYRVWRVQLVPRPQAQKCCLVSNLKSSGCSVSHSFLL, via the exons TGCTCGTGCCTGGGACGGGCCTGGCTGCCACCCTGAGGACGCTGCCCATGTTCCATGATGAGGAGCACGCCCGAGTCCTCGGCCTCCCTGAGGACACCTTGGTGCTGCC CCCGGCCAGCCCCAACCAGAGGATCCTCTACACCGTGCTGGAGTGCCAGCCCCTCTTCGACTCCAGTGACATGACCATCGCTGAGTGGGTTCGCGTTGCCCAGACCATCGAG AGGCACTATGAGCAGTACCACGGCTTTGTGGTCATCCACGGCACGGACACCATGGCCTTCGCCGCCTCGGTGCTGTCTTTCATGCTGGAGAACCTGCAGAAGACCGTCGTCCTCACCGGGGCCCAG GTGCCCATCCACGCCCTGTGGAGCGACGGCCGTGAGAACCTGCTGGGCGCACTGCTCATGGCCGGCCAGTATGTGATTCCAGAG GTCTGCCTCTTCTTCCAGAATCAGCTGTTTCGGGGCAACCGGACGACCAAGGTGGACGCTCGGAGGTTTGCGGCCTTCTGCTCTCCGAACCTGCCACCTCTGGCCACCGTGGGTGCTGATGTCACAA TCAACAGGGAGCTGGTGCGGAGAGTTGGCAGGAAGGCCGAGCTGGCAGTGCATGGCAGCATGGAGCAGGACGTGGGGCTGCTGCGCCTCTACCCCGGGATCCCCGCTGCCCTG GTTCGGGCGTTCCTGCAGCCTCCCATGAAGGGCGTGGTCATGGAGACCTTCGGCTCAGGGAACGGACCCAGCAAGCCCGACCTGCTGCAGGAGCTGAGGGTGGCGACTGGGCGCGGCCTGGTCATCGTCAATTGTACCCACTGCCTCCAAGGGACTGTGACCACGGACTATGCCGTGGGCATG GCCATGGTGGGAGCTGGCGTCGTCTCAGGCTTCGACATGACATCAGAGGCTGCCCTGGCCAAGCTGTCGTATGTGCTGGGCCAGCCTGGgctgagcctggatgacaggaagGAG CTGCTAGCCAAGGACCTTCGTGGGGAGATGACGCCACCCTCGGTAGAGGAGCGCTGGCCCTCACTGCAGGGCACCACGCTGGGCTGTGGGGTCTCCTGGCTCCTCAGTCTGAGTGGTGGCCAG GGGGCGGATGCCCTGCGGAGCACCCTGATACCCAGCCTGGTCTGTGCTGCCGCCCAAGCTGGTGACCTGGAGGTGCTGCAGGCGCTGCTGGAGCTG GGCAGTGACCTGAGCCTGGTGGACTTTAATGGCCAAACCCCGCTGCACGCGGCTGCCCGGGGAGGGCGCACAGAGGCCGTCGCCATGCTGCTGCAGGGAGGTGTGGACGTGAACGCCCGGGACACGGACGGCCTCAGCCCGCTGCTGCTGGCTGTTCGGGGCAG GCATCTAGGCATCGTGAGGTTGCTGCGGGCGGCCGGGGCCTCCCTGTctgcccaggagctggagggggCAGGGACAGAGCTATGCAG GCAGAGGCGGCTGGAAACCTGGCAGTGGTGGCCTTTCTACAGAGTTTGGAGGGTGCAGTTggtgcccaggccccaggccca GAAGTGCTGCCTGGTGTCTAACCTGAAGTCCTCCGGCTGCAGTGTAAGCCATTCCTTCCTCCTGTGA
- the ASPG gene encoding 60 kDa lysophospholipase isoform X1: MARAVGPERRLLAVYTGGTIGMRSELGVLVPGTGLAATLRTLPMFHDEEHARVLGLPEDTLVLPPASPNQRILYTVLECQPLFDSSDMTIAEWVRVAQTIERHYEQYHGFVVIHGTDTMAFAASVLSFMLENLQKTVVLTGAQVPIHALWSDGRENLLGALLMAGQYVIPEVCLFFQNQLFRGNRTTKVDARRFAAFCSPNLPPLATVGADVTINRELVRRVGRKAELAVHGSMEQDVGLLRLYPGIPAALVRAFLQPPMKGVVMETFGSGNGPSKPDLLQELRVATGRGLVIVNCTHCLQGTVTTDYAVGMAMVGAGVVSGFDMTSEAALAKLSYVLGQPGLSLDDRKELLAKDLRGEMTPPSVEERWPSLQGTTLGCGVSWLLSLSGGQGADALRSTLIPSLVCAAAQAGDLEVLQALLELGSDLSLVDFNGQTPLHAAARGGRTEAVAMLLQGGVDVNARDTDGLSPLLLAVRGRHLGIVRLLRAAGASLSAQELEGAGTELCRLASRTDLKGLEVWWQAGADLGQPGYDGHSALHVAEAAGNLAVVAFLQSLEGAVGAQAPGPVSPHPGGADTPQPASSMCGWTLAQGRIQGGQSREAEMDPS, encoded by the exons TGCTCGTGCCTGGGACGGGCCTGGCTGCCACCCTGAGGACGCTGCCCATGTTCCATGATGAGGAGCACGCCCGAGTCCTCGGCCTCCCTGAGGACACCTTGGTGCTGCC CCCGGCCAGCCCCAACCAGAGGATCCTCTACACCGTGCTGGAGTGCCAGCCCCTCTTCGACTCCAGTGACATGACCATCGCTGAGTGGGTTCGCGTTGCCCAGACCATCGAG AGGCACTATGAGCAGTACCACGGCTTTGTGGTCATCCACGGCACGGACACCATGGCCTTCGCCGCCTCGGTGCTGTCTTTCATGCTGGAGAACCTGCAGAAGACCGTCGTCCTCACCGGGGCCCAG GTGCCCATCCACGCCCTGTGGAGCGACGGCCGTGAGAACCTGCTGGGCGCACTGCTCATGGCCGGCCAGTATGTGATTCCAGAG GTCTGCCTCTTCTTCCAGAATCAGCTGTTTCGGGGCAACCGGACGACCAAGGTGGACGCTCGGAGGTTTGCGGCCTTCTGCTCTCCGAACCTGCCACCTCTGGCCACCGTGGGTGCTGATGTCACAA TCAACAGGGAGCTGGTGCGGAGAGTTGGCAGGAAGGCCGAGCTGGCAGTGCATGGCAGCATGGAGCAGGACGTGGGGCTGCTGCGCCTCTACCCCGGGATCCCCGCTGCCCTG GTTCGGGCGTTCCTGCAGCCTCCCATGAAGGGCGTGGTCATGGAGACCTTCGGCTCAGGGAACGGACCCAGCAAGCCCGACCTGCTGCAGGAGCTGAGGGTGGCGACTGGGCGCGGCCTGGTCATCGTCAATTGTACCCACTGCCTCCAAGGGACTGTGACCACGGACTATGCCGTGGGCATG GCCATGGTGGGAGCTGGCGTCGTCTCAGGCTTCGACATGACATCAGAGGCTGCCCTGGCCAAGCTGTCGTATGTGCTGGGCCAGCCTGGgctgagcctggatgacaggaagGAG CTGCTAGCCAAGGACCTTCGTGGGGAGATGACGCCACCCTCGGTAGAGGAGCGCTGGCCCTCACTGCAGGGCACCACGCTGGGCTGTGGGGTCTCCTGGCTCCTCAGTCTGAGTGGTGGCCAG GGGGCGGATGCCCTGCGGAGCACCCTGATACCCAGCCTGGTCTGTGCTGCCGCCCAAGCTGGTGACCTGGAGGTGCTGCAGGCGCTGCTGGAGCTG GGCAGTGACCTGAGCCTGGTGGACTTTAATGGCCAAACCCCGCTGCACGCGGCTGCCCGGGGAGGGCGCACAGAGGCCGTCGCCATGCTGCTGCAGGGAGGTGTGGACGTGAACGCCCGGGACACGGACGGCCTCAGCCCGCTGCTGCTGGCTGTTCGGGGCAG GCATCTAGGCATCGTGAGGTTGCTGCGGGCGGCCGGGGCCTCCCTGTctgcccaggagctggagggggCAGGGACAGAGCTATGCAG GCTGGCATCCAGGACTGACCTCAAAGGCCTggaagtgtggtggcaggcagggGCTGACCTAGGGCAGCCGGGTTATGACGGGCACAGCGCCCTGCATGTT GCAGAGGCGGCTGGAAACCTGGCAGTGGTGGCCTTTCTACAGAGTTTGGAGGGTGCAGTTggtgcccaggccccaggcccagtAAGTCCCCACCCAGGTGGGGCTGACACCCCACAACCAGCTTCTAGTATGTGTGGCTGGACCCTGGCTCAGGGGCGTATCCAAGGGGGACAGagccgggaggctgagatggatccCAGCTAG
- the ASPG gene encoding 60 kDa lysophospholipase isoform X3: MARAVGPERRLLAVYTGGTIGMRSELGVLVPGTGLAATLRTLPMFHDEEHARVLGLPEDTLVLPPASPNQRILYTVLECQPLFDSSDMTIAEWVRVAQTIERHYEQYHGFVVIHGTDTMAFAASVLSFMLENLQKTVVLTGAQVPIHALWSDGRENLLGALLMAGQYVIPEVCLFFQNQLFRGNRTTKVDARRFAAFCSPNLPPLATVGADVTINRELVRRVGRKAELAVHGSMEQDVGLLRLYPGIPAALVRAFLQPPMKGVVMETFGSGNGPSKPDLLQELRVATGRGLVIVNCTHCLQGTVTTDYAVGMAMVGAGVVSGFDMTSEAALAKLSYVLGQPGLSLDDRKELLAKDLRGEMTPPSVEERWPSLQGTTLGCGVSWLLSLSGGQGADALRSTLIPSLVCAAAQAGDLEVLQALLELGSDLSLVDFNGQTPLHAAARGGRTEAVAMLLQGGVDVNARDTDGLSPLLLAVRGRLASRTDLKGLEVWWQAGADLGQPGYDGHSALHVAEAAGNLAVVAFLQSLEGAVGAQAPGPVSPHPGGADTPQPASSMCGWTLAQGRIQGGQSREAEMDPS, translated from the exons TGCTCGTGCCTGGGACGGGCCTGGCTGCCACCCTGAGGACGCTGCCCATGTTCCATGATGAGGAGCACGCCCGAGTCCTCGGCCTCCCTGAGGACACCTTGGTGCTGCC CCCGGCCAGCCCCAACCAGAGGATCCTCTACACCGTGCTGGAGTGCCAGCCCCTCTTCGACTCCAGTGACATGACCATCGCTGAGTGGGTTCGCGTTGCCCAGACCATCGAG AGGCACTATGAGCAGTACCACGGCTTTGTGGTCATCCACGGCACGGACACCATGGCCTTCGCCGCCTCGGTGCTGTCTTTCATGCTGGAGAACCTGCAGAAGACCGTCGTCCTCACCGGGGCCCAG GTGCCCATCCACGCCCTGTGGAGCGACGGCCGTGAGAACCTGCTGGGCGCACTGCTCATGGCCGGCCAGTATGTGATTCCAGAG GTCTGCCTCTTCTTCCAGAATCAGCTGTTTCGGGGCAACCGGACGACCAAGGTGGACGCTCGGAGGTTTGCGGCCTTCTGCTCTCCGAACCTGCCACCTCTGGCCACCGTGGGTGCTGATGTCACAA TCAACAGGGAGCTGGTGCGGAGAGTTGGCAGGAAGGCCGAGCTGGCAGTGCATGGCAGCATGGAGCAGGACGTGGGGCTGCTGCGCCTCTACCCCGGGATCCCCGCTGCCCTG GTTCGGGCGTTCCTGCAGCCTCCCATGAAGGGCGTGGTCATGGAGACCTTCGGCTCAGGGAACGGACCCAGCAAGCCCGACCTGCTGCAGGAGCTGAGGGTGGCGACTGGGCGCGGCCTGGTCATCGTCAATTGTACCCACTGCCTCCAAGGGACTGTGACCACGGACTATGCCGTGGGCATG GCCATGGTGGGAGCTGGCGTCGTCTCAGGCTTCGACATGACATCAGAGGCTGCCCTGGCCAAGCTGTCGTATGTGCTGGGCCAGCCTGGgctgagcctggatgacaggaagGAG CTGCTAGCCAAGGACCTTCGTGGGGAGATGACGCCACCCTCGGTAGAGGAGCGCTGGCCCTCACTGCAGGGCACCACGCTGGGCTGTGGGGTCTCCTGGCTCCTCAGTCTGAGTGGTGGCCAG GGGGCGGATGCCCTGCGGAGCACCCTGATACCCAGCCTGGTCTGTGCTGCCGCCCAAGCTGGTGACCTGGAGGTGCTGCAGGCGCTGCTGGAGCTG GGCAGTGACCTGAGCCTGGTGGACTTTAATGGCCAAACCCCGCTGCACGCGGCTGCCCGGGGAGGGCGCACAGAGGCCGTCGCCATGCTGCTGCAGGGAGGTGTGGACGTGAACGCCCGGGACACGGACGGCCTCAGCCCGCTGCTGCTGGCTGTTCGGGGCAG GCTGGCATCCAGGACTGACCTCAAAGGCCTggaagtgtggtggcaggcagggGCTGACCTAGGGCAGCCGGGTTATGACGGGCACAGCGCCCTGCATGTT GCAGAGGCGGCTGGAAACCTGGCAGTGGTGGCCTTTCTACAGAGTTTGGAGGGTGCAGTTggtgcccaggccccaggcccagtAAGTCCCCACCCAGGTGGGGCTGACACCCCACAACCAGCTTCTAGTATGTGTGGCTGGACCCTGGCTCAGGGGCGTATCCAAGGGGGACAGagccgggaggctgagatggatccCAGCTAG
- the ASPG gene encoding 60 kDa lysophospholipase isoform X4, with amino-acid sequence MARAVGPERRLLAVYTGGTIGMRSELGVLVPGTGLAATLRTLPMFHDEEHARVLGLPEDTLVLPPASPNQRILYTVLECQPLFDSSDMTIAEWVRVAQTIERHYEQYHGFVVIHGTDTMAFAASVLSFMLENLQKTVVLTGAQVPIHALWSDGRENLLGALLMAGQYVIPEVCLFFQNQLFRGNRTTKVDARRFAAFCSPNLPPLATVGADVTINRELVRRVGRKAELAVHGSMEQDVGLLRLYPGIPAALVRAFLQPPMKGVVMETFGSGNGPSKPDLLQELRVATGRGLVIVNCTHCLQGTVTTDYAVGMAMVGAGVVSGFDMTSEAALAKLSYVLGQPGLSLDDRKELLAKDLRGEMTPPSVEERWPSLQGTTLGCGVSWLLSLSGGQGADALRSTLIPSLVCAAAQAGDLEVLQALLELGSDLSLVDFNGQTPLHAAARGGRTEAVAMLLQGGVDVNARDTDGLSPLLLAVRGRHLGIVRLLRAAGASLSAQELEGAGTELCRLASRTDLKGLEVWWQAGADLGQPGYDGHSALHVAEAAGNLAVVAFLQSLEGAVGAQAPGPEVLPGV; translated from the exons TGCTCGTGCCTGGGACGGGCCTGGCTGCCACCCTGAGGACGCTGCCCATGTTCCATGATGAGGAGCACGCCCGAGTCCTCGGCCTCCCTGAGGACACCTTGGTGCTGCC CCCGGCCAGCCCCAACCAGAGGATCCTCTACACCGTGCTGGAGTGCCAGCCCCTCTTCGACTCCAGTGACATGACCATCGCTGAGTGGGTTCGCGTTGCCCAGACCATCGAG AGGCACTATGAGCAGTACCACGGCTTTGTGGTCATCCACGGCACGGACACCATGGCCTTCGCCGCCTCGGTGCTGTCTTTCATGCTGGAGAACCTGCAGAAGACCGTCGTCCTCACCGGGGCCCAG GTGCCCATCCACGCCCTGTGGAGCGACGGCCGTGAGAACCTGCTGGGCGCACTGCTCATGGCCGGCCAGTATGTGATTCCAGAG GTCTGCCTCTTCTTCCAGAATCAGCTGTTTCGGGGCAACCGGACGACCAAGGTGGACGCTCGGAGGTTTGCGGCCTTCTGCTCTCCGAACCTGCCACCTCTGGCCACCGTGGGTGCTGATGTCACAA TCAACAGGGAGCTGGTGCGGAGAGTTGGCAGGAAGGCCGAGCTGGCAGTGCATGGCAGCATGGAGCAGGACGTGGGGCTGCTGCGCCTCTACCCCGGGATCCCCGCTGCCCTG GTTCGGGCGTTCCTGCAGCCTCCCATGAAGGGCGTGGTCATGGAGACCTTCGGCTCAGGGAACGGACCCAGCAAGCCCGACCTGCTGCAGGAGCTGAGGGTGGCGACTGGGCGCGGCCTGGTCATCGTCAATTGTACCCACTGCCTCCAAGGGACTGTGACCACGGACTATGCCGTGGGCATG GCCATGGTGGGAGCTGGCGTCGTCTCAGGCTTCGACATGACATCAGAGGCTGCCCTGGCCAAGCTGTCGTATGTGCTGGGCCAGCCTGGgctgagcctggatgacaggaagGAG CTGCTAGCCAAGGACCTTCGTGGGGAGATGACGCCACCCTCGGTAGAGGAGCGCTGGCCCTCACTGCAGGGCACCACGCTGGGCTGTGGGGTCTCCTGGCTCCTCAGTCTGAGTGGTGGCCAG GGGGCGGATGCCCTGCGGAGCACCCTGATACCCAGCCTGGTCTGTGCTGCCGCCCAAGCTGGTGACCTGGAGGTGCTGCAGGCGCTGCTGGAGCTG GGCAGTGACCTGAGCCTGGTGGACTTTAATGGCCAAACCCCGCTGCACGCGGCTGCCCGGGGAGGGCGCACAGAGGCCGTCGCCATGCTGCTGCAGGGAGGTGTGGACGTGAACGCCCGGGACACGGACGGCCTCAGCCCGCTGCTGCTGGCTGTTCGGGGCAG GCATCTAGGCATCGTGAGGTTGCTGCGGGCGGCCGGGGCCTCCCTGTctgcccaggagctggagggggCAGGGACAGAGCTATGCAG GCTGGCATCCAGGACTGACCTCAAAGGCCTggaagtgtggtggcaggcagggGCTGACCTAGGGCAGCCGGGTTATGACGGGCACAGCGCCCTGCATGTT GCAGAGGCGGCTGGAAACCTGGCAGTGGTGGCCTTTCTACAGAGTTTGGAGGGTGCAGTTggtgcccaggccccaggccca GAAGTGCTGCCTGGTGTCTAA
- the ASPG gene encoding 60 kDa lysophospholipase isoform X2, with product MARAVGPERRLLAVYTGGTIGMRSELGVLVPGTGLAATLRTLPMFHDEEHARVLGLPEDTLVLPPASPNQRILYTVLECQPLFDSSDMTIAEWVRVAQTIERHYEQYHGFVVIHGTDTMAFAASVLSFMLENLQKTVVLTGAQVPIHALWSDGRENLLGALLMAGQYVIPEVCLFFQNQLFRGNRTTKVDARRFAAFCSPNLPPLATVGADVTINRELVRRVGRKAELAVHGSMEQDVGLLRLYPGIPAALVRAFLQPPMKGVVMETFGSGNGPSKPDLLQELRVATGRGLVIVNCTHCLQGTVTTDYAVGMAMVGAGVVSGFDMTSEAALAKLSYVLGQPGLSLDDRKELLAKDLRGEMTPPSVEERWPSLQGTTLGCGVSWLLSLSGGQGADALRSTLIPSLVCAAAQAGDLEVLQALLELGSDLSLVDFNGQTPLHAAARGGRTEAVAMLLQGGVDVNARDTDGLSPLLLAVRGRHLGIVRLLRAAGASLSAQELEGAGTELCRLASRTDLKGLEVWWQAGADLGQPGYDGHSALHVVSAPSPCTLSKGCQLQEGHPDSSPAAPLLHPQMPGPPRAGPWDTVPFSEP from the exons TGCTCGTGCCTGGGACGGGCCTGGCTGCCACCCTGAGGACGCTGCCCATGTTCCATGATGAGGAGCACGCCCGAGTCCTCGGCCTCCCTGAGGACACCTTGGTGCTGCC CCCGGCCAGCCCCAACCAGAGGATCCTCTACACCGTGCTGGAGTGCCAGCCCCTCTTCGACTCCAGTGACATGACCATCGCTGAGTGGGTTCGCGTTGCCCAGACCATCGAG AGGCACTATGAGCAGTACCACGGCTTTGTGGTCATCCACGGCACGGACACCATGGCCTTCGCCGCCTCGGTGCTGTCTTTCATGCTGGAGAACCTGCAGAAGACCGTCGTCCTCACCGGGGCCCAG GTGCCCATCCACGCCCTGTGGAGCGACGGCCGTGAGAACCTGCTGGGCGCACTGCTCATGGCCGGCCAGTATGTGATTCCAGAG GTCTGCCTCTTCTTCCAGAATCAGCTGTTTCGGGGCAACCGGACGACCAAGGTGGACGCTCGGAGGTTTGCGGCCTTCTGCTCTCCGAACCTGCCACCTCTGGCCACCGTGGGTGCTGATGTCACAA TCAACAGGGAGCTGGTGCGGAGAGTTGGCAGGAAGGCCGAGCTGGCAGTGCATGGCAGCATGGAGCAGGACGTGGGGCTGCTGCGCCTCTACCCCGGGATCCCCGCTGCCCTG GTTCGGGCGTTCCTGCAGCCTCCCATGAAGGGCGTGGTCATGGAGACCTTCGGCTCAGGGAACGGACCCAGCAAGCCCGACCTGCTGCAGGAGCTGAGGGTGGCGACTGGGCGCGGCCTGGTCATCGTCAATTGTACCCACTGCCTCCAAGGGACTGTGACCACGGACTATGCCGTGGGCATG GCCATGGTGGGAGCTGGCGTCGTCTCAGGCTTCGACATGACATCAGAGGCTGCCCTGGCCAAGCTGTCGTATGTGCTGGGCCAGCCTGGgctgagcctggatgacaggaagGAG CTGCTAGCCAAGGACCTTCGTGGGGAGATGACGCCACCCTCGGTAGAGGAGCGCTGGCCCTCACTGCAGGGCACCACGCTGGGCTGTGGGGTCTCCTGGCTCCTCAGTCTGAGTGGTGGCCAG GGGGCGGATGCCCTGCGGAGCACCCTGATACCCAGCCTGGTCTGTGCTGCCGCCCAAGCTGGTGACCTGGAGGTGCTGCAGGCGCTGCTGGAGCTG GGCAGTGACCTGAGCCTGGTGGACTTTAATGGCCAAACCCCGCTGCACGCGGCTGCCCGGGGAGGGCGCACAGAGGCCGTCGCCATGCTGCTGCAGGGAGGTGTGGACGTGAACGCCCGGGACACGGACGGCCTCAGCCCGCTGCTGCTGGCTGTTCGGGGCAG GCATCTAGGCATCGTGAGGTTGCTGCGGGCGGCCGGGGCCTCCCTGTctgcccaggagctggagggggCAGGGACAGAGCTATGCAG GCTGGCATCCAGGACTGACCTCAAAGGCCTggaagtgtggtggcaggcagggGCTGACCTAGGGCAGCCGGGTTATGACGGGCACAGCGCCCTGCATGTTGTGAGTGCCCCTTCCCCCTGTACCCTCTCCAAAGGCTGCCAACTCCAGGAAGGACACCCAGACAGTTCACCAGCTGCCCCTTTGCTCCATCCCCAAATGCCCGGCCCTCCCCGAGCAGGACCATGGGACACTGTCCCCTTCTCGGAGCCCTGA